One stretch of Synechococcus sp. UW179A DNA includes these proteins:
- a CDS encoding cysteine hydrolase family protein, producing MIRFSPNQTALVLIGFQKDYFDPQGALYSVVEESHRVSGTLEHTIETIDNIAESSITIVNTPIVFSETYKEIENPTGILKAIKEIEAFKVGTEGAEVITEIKKYGSRIKTVPGKKGFNAFSNTDLEKLLTDHHIEQIVIAGCVSSLCINATALYASDQGYDVTILSDCTSSRTPIEQEMFCDEIFPLFADVITHNEFINAIKSSSC from the coding sequence GTGATTCGCTTCAGCCCCAACCAAACGGCACTGGTACTGATCGGTTTCCAGAAAGACTATTTTGACCCACAAGGAGCCCTCTATTCTGTAGTAGAGGAATCACATCGTGTTTCAGGCACCCTCGAGCACACCATCGAGACAATCGACAACATCGCCGAATCTTCAATCACAATCGTGAACACGCCTATCGTATTCAGCGAGACGTACAAGGAGATTGAGAACCCAACTGGAATCCTCAAGGCAATCAAAGAGATCGAAGCCTTTAAAGTTGGTACCGAAGGAGCAGAGGTGATAACTGAAATTAAAAAATATGGAAGTCGGATTAAAACAGTTCCCGGCAAAAAAGGATTCAATGCTTTCTCTAATACTGATCTAGAGAAACTTCTTACTGATCATCACATCGAACAAATCGTAATTGCTGGATGCGTTTCATCCCTCTGTATCAATGCCACAGCCCTTTACGCAAGCGACCAAGGCTATGACGTAACGATCCTCTCAGACTGCACCTCAAGCCGAACGCCTATTGAACAAGAAATGTTTTGCGATGAAATCTTTCCACTATTTGCAGACGTAATAACTCACAACGAATTTATTAATGCAATAAAAAGCAGCTCCTGTTAA
- a CDS encoding SemiSWEET transporter, whose translation MDVDSIGYVAAALTTLSFFPQAMKTLRTDDTRSISLSMYSLFTSGVAIWAVFGLLSGNGPVILANGFTLIPASFVLQKKIRHRLKAGER comes from the coding sequence ATGGATGTGGATTCAATCGGCTATGTAGCGGCAGCGCTGACTACCTTGAGCTTTTTTCCACAGGCCATGAAGACATTGCGCACCGACGACACGCGCTCCATCTCACTGTCGATGTACAGCCTGTTTACCAGTGGTGTTGCTATCTGGGCGGTGTTTGGTCTTCTCAGTGGCAATGGGCCCGTGATCCTGGCTAACGGATTCACCTTGATCCCAGCATCGTTCGTGCTGCAGAAGAAGATTCGCCACCGCCTGAAGGCTGGTGAGCGTTAA
- a CDS encoding Coq4 family protein has protein sequence MSRARELLRSVKNLSVLRELAKTNGGLDSVGNLIDNFIDSEAMVVCLQRFKALPGGKEMVEQRYPPFQPDIPALEKLPEGTLGRAYAGMIRRLNYDADFFRPRDTSTEALWLTQRIATTHDLHHVIGGFNTETAGESGVLSITATQIGFPAYVLLNTLAGFRAFRFQPDEFEKISRAIAVGSRIGLEATPLVLQRWEEGWEKPLHQWRDELGVKAAVGEQFGAKY, from the coding sequence ATGTCCCGAGCCCGCGAATTGCTTCGCTCCGTTAAAAACCTTTCCGTCTTGCGGGAACTGGCCAAGACCAATGGTGGCCTCGACAGCGTCGGCAATTTGATCGATAACTTCATCGACAGTGAGGCCATGGTGGTTTGCCTCCAACGTTTCAAAGCTCTGCCCGGTGGCAAGGAGATGGTGGAACAGCGTTACCCACCTTTCCAGCCTGATATCCCTGCTTTGGAGAAGTTGCCGGAGGGAACGCTGGGTCGGGCATACGCGGGAATGATCCGCCGACTGAACTACGACGCTGATTTTTTCCGACCAAGAGACACCAGCACTGAAGCGCTCTGGCTGACGCAGCGAATCGCCACAACCCACGATCTGCATCACGTAATCGGTGGATTCAACACCGAAACGGCTGGTGAGTCGGGAGTGCTGTCGATCACAGCAACCCAGATCGGTTTTCCTGCCTATGTGCTGTTGAACACGCTGGCAGGGTTTCGCGCATTTCGCTTCCAACCGGATGAGTTTGAAAAAATCAGCCGAGCGATCGCCGTGGGCAGCCGCATTGGCCTGGAAGCGACGCCTCTTGTACTGCAGCGCTGGGAGGAAGGCTGGGAGAAACCCCTCCATCAGTGGCGCGATGAGCTGGGAGTCAAAGCCGCTGTAGGAGAACAGTTTGGGGCGAAGTATTAA
- a CDS encoding MFS transporter: MTPIVFHQASFSATQVGQGLAAAALIGTAARLLSGLLLDRGLCCSWPVRAAAVLAFIADFVLLQAQGFAGYLTGQLLIGLAAGLYFPAIELAVPLSCAGFKSSRGYALARSADALGVALGALIGAIVTALGLIRAVYLVEAAAVIVMLLVLNWRPLPDGRAALLHLDEVGEEQSTARDPAADGWRWLTPLLPVLAISIVATGMIALRQSALPLDLVRGGLSRPAVSEAGSGALIALQLGLLLVLQWPVGNWVAKRSLRFGLGVGLAGFVAGCLLLASSALWSGGMVLISLAMVPLAFGEAAFLPSAAEAMVEETPLKHRGLSMALFSQCFAISATGAPLLAGTLLDQQGHGVQLWLLMAVICLAVMPLLKTVRPRYTAGLDGTPLENDEDVPSPRIASLR; the protein is encoded by the coding sequence ATGACGCCGATCGTGTTTCACCAAGCCAGCTTTAGCGCAACGCAAGTGGGGCAGGGCCTGGCCGCTGCCGCCCTGATTGGAACAGCTGCCCGTCTTCTGAGCGGCCTCCTGCTGGATCGAGGCCTTTGCTGCTCCTGGCCGGTGCGTGCCGCGGCAGTACTGGCCTTCATCGCCGATTTCGTCTTGCTACAGGCGCAAGGTTTTGCGGGTTACCTCACAGGACAACTGCTGATTGGTCTGGCAGCAGGGCTGTACTTCCCCGCCATTGAACTGGCTGTACCGCTCAGCTGTGCCGGCTTCAAATCCAGCCGCGGATATGCACTGGCTCGCAGCGCTGATGCGCTTGGTGTTGCCTTAGGCGCGCTGATCGGGGCAATTGTCACAGCTCTTGGACTGATTCGCGCGGTTTACCTGGTGGAAGCTGCGGCCGTCATTGTGATGTTGCTGGTGCTGAACTGGCGCCCCCTGCCCGATGGGCGGGCTGCACTCTTGCATCTCGACGAAGTCGGGGAAGAGCAATCCACCGCCAGGGACCCTGCTGCAGATGGATGGCGCTGGCTAACGCCACTGCTTCCTGTTTTGGCCATCAGCATTGTTGCCACAGGGATGATTGCACTGAGGCAGAGCGCCCTACCTCTTGACCTGGTGCGTGGAGGCTTATCGCGTCCAGCAGTGAGCGAAGCCGGAAGCGGAGCACTGATTGCACTGCAGCTTGGCCTATTGCTGGTTCTGCAGTGGCCTGTCGGCAACTGGGTCGCCAAGCGCAGCCTGCGCTTTGGTTTGGGAGTGGGACTGGCTGGCTTCGTGGCCGGCTGCCTGCTTCTGGCGAGCTCGGCACTCTGGAGCGGTGGGATGGTGCTGATCTCACTGGCCATGGTGCCCCTGGCATTCGGAGAAGCGGCGTTCCTTCCCAGTGCCGCCGAAGCCATGGTGGAAGAGACCCCTCTGAAACACAGGGGTTTGTCCATGGCGCTGTTCTCCCAATGTTTCGCCATCAGTGCCACCGGTGCACCCTTGCTGGCCGGAACCTTGCTTGACCAGCAGGGTCATGGCGTGCAGCTCTGGTTACTGATGGCTGTGATCTGCCTGGCCGTGATGCCGCTGCTCAAAACCGTGCGACCTCGCTATACAGCAGGTCTGGATGGAACCCCACTGGAGAACGACGAGGATGTCCCGAGCCCGCGAATTGCTTCGCTCCGTTAA
- a CDS encoding alpha/beta hydrolase: MRRRSTGQRFAVGLICSLMLGALSPRPARTAAELVVRLDGMDLPLSINDLGGWLRGEERGSSELSVWLNLLEEESRQGVIDLLKAPLINDRSMARQILNSWAGRRLLDQVSDLVLVDDDATGQTVQVTLESLLNKRAQVTTLDLLEALPAKRVRLDLDALLPVASSWRRQLQRQQALVKTLNRLPVSSLTQKADSASEADNASDRAPQRLILPVEHRDQPLQIQLWRPLMADGSKRSHWLVLMPGLGGSPDHFRWLGRALSRQGWPVLVLEHPGSDVLAVQALLEGRRPPPGAEVLPDRLKDLDAVLAAHQRGVFELSGTRLVLGGHSLGALTALLAAGAGPETGLGRRCGQDLDDLPISNLSRLLQCQIEDVPLPAVRPPKELAGVVGLNSFGSLLWPRRIPLQGDVAVFLSGGTLDLITPPLSEQLGLLRSLPANPATRAVLVEGASHFSPVRVEGQSGGGQGEDLFQLGEELVGVQPLRVQDQLQREIVRFLLDLERGRVSGSLQGGVEHLQVGDLHLHRLDQTGAARFLD; encoded by the coding sequence TTGCGAAGACGCTCAACAGGACAACGGTTTGCCGTAGGACTGATTTGCAGTCTGATGCTCGGTGCCCTGTCACCGCGACCAGCTCGTACAGCCGCCGAGTTGGTCGTCCGTCTGGATGGGATGGATCTGCCCTTGTCGATCAACGATCTGGGCGGATGGCTCCGTGGTGAAGAACGCGGATCTTCGGAGCTGAGTGTGTGGCTGAATTTGCTTGAGGAAGAAAGCCGTCAGGGGGTGATTGATCTGCTCAAGGCTCCGTTGATCAATGACCGCAGCATGGCCCGCCAGATTCTCAACAGCTGGGCAGGCCGGCGTTTGTTGGATCAGGTCAGTGATCTGGTGCTGGTTGACGACGACGCAACAGGACAAACCGTTCAGGTGACGCTCGAGTCGCTACTCAACAAGCGCGCACAGGTCACGACCCTGGATTTGCTTGAGGCTCTTCCCGCGAAGCGTGTACGCCTCGATCTTGATGCCCTGCTTCCCGTTGCCAGCAGCTGGCGGCGTCAGCTGCAACGTCAGCAGGCTCTGGTCAAAACCCTCAATCGACTGCCGGTCTCATCACTTACCCAAAAAGCTGATTCGGCTTCTGAGGCTGACAATGCCTCCGATCGAGCGCCTCAGCGATTGATCCTGCCTGTAGAGCATCGAGATCAGCCGCTGCAGATCCAGCTGTGGCGCCCGCTCATGGCAGACGGTTCCAAGCGCAGTCATTGGCTTGTGCTCATGCCGGGTCTGGGAGGTAGCCCAGATCATTTCCGCTGGCTTGGACGAGCCCTCAGTCGTCAGGGTTGGCCGGTTCTTGTGCTTGAGCATCCAGGCAGTGATGTTCTGGCGGTGCAGGCCCTGTTGGAAGGGCGCCGTCCGCCGCCGGGCGCTGAGGTGTTGCCCGATCGCCTGAAGGATCTTGATGCGGTGCTGGCTGCACACCAAAGAGGAGTGTTCGAGCTCTCTGGGACACGTTTGGTGCTCGGTGGGCATTCCCTTGGAGCACTGACAGCTTTGCTCGCTGCAGGTGCCGGTCCAGAGACAGGTCTCGGGAGACGTTGCGGCCAGGATCTAGATGACCTCCCCATCAGCAATCTGTCGCGACTGCTTCAGTGTCAGATCGAGGACGTGCCTCTTCCTGCTGTGCGGCCACCTAAGGAGCTGGCCGGCGTGGTGGGTCTCAACAGTTTCGGCAGCCTGCTCTGGCCTCGGCGCATTCCCCTGCAGGGTGACGTCGCTGTGTTTTTAAGCGGCGGGACTCTTGATCTGATCACCCCTCCGCTGAGTGAGCAGCTTGGACTGCTCAGGTCGTTGCCCGCCAACCCAGCAACGCGTGCGGTGCTTGTTGAAGGGGCCAGCCATTTTTCTCCTGTGCGAGTGGAGGGTCAAAGCGGCGGCGGTCAAGGCGAGGATCTCTTTCAGCTCGGCGAGGAACTGGTTGGAGTTCAGCCTCTGAGGGTTCAGGATCAGCTGCAGAGAGAAATCGTGCGCTTCCTGCTTGATTTAGAGCGTGGTCGTGTGTCGGGTTCTCTGCAGGGTGGTGTTGAACACCTACAAGTGGGGGATCTCCATCTGCACCGTCTGGATCAGACCGGTGCAGCTCGTTTTCTGGATTGA
- a CDS encoding ABC transporter permease, which translates to MGRSRELLRYTGTRLALAPVMLWLIATLVFLLLRVAPGDPVDAVLGSRAPEAAKAALRARLGLDQSLAQQYLDFLGGLLHGDLGQALINQEPVSRIIRQALPASLELSVTALLISAVTGLAVGFTAIARSEGKLDLAGRFYGIGTYALPPFWVAMLAQLLFAVTLGWLPVGGRFPPGMIAPDGSGFLIADSVISGNWAALQGALRHLVLPACTLGLLLSGVFTNALRLNLNRSLRSDYVEAARSRGLSETQVVLRHALPNALLPVLTIAGITVASLIGGALLIEVTFSWPGIALRLQESINQRDYPVVQGIVVVVAALVVLVSVTVDLLVALLDPRVRY; encoded by the coding sequence ATGGGACGAAGTCGCGAGCTGCTTCGCTACACGGGAACGCGGCTGGCCCTGGCGCCAGTGATGCTCTGGCTGATCGCGACTCTGGTATTTCTGCTGCTGCGGGTGGCTCCTGGCGATCCCGTGGACGCTGTGCTCGGGAGCCGAGCTCCAGAAGCGGCTAAGGCCGCACTCAGAGCACGCTTGGGGTTGGACCAATCACTGGCTCAGCAATACCTCGATTTTCTTGGTGGACTGCTGCATGGCGACCTCGGCCAGGCGCTGATTAATCAGGAACCCGTGAGTCGAATTATCCGACAGGCGCTTCCTGCCAGCCTGGAATTGAGCGTCACAGCCTTGCTGATATCAGCGGTGACCGGTCTGGCGGTTGGCTTTACAGCGATTGCCCGATCAGAGGGAAAGCTTGATCTGGCCGGCCGTTTTTACGGCATCGGCACTTACGCCTTGCCTCCCTTTTGGGTGGCCATGCTGGCTCAGCTTCTGTTTGCTGTAACCCTTGGCTGGCTGCCTGTTGGAGGGCGTTTCCCACCAGGCATGATTGCTCCTGATGGCAGCGGCTTTCTGATCGCCGACAGTGTGATCAGCGGCAACTGGGCAGCGCTTCAGGGAGCTCTGCGCCATTTGGTGCTGCCGGCGTGCACACTCGGACTGCTGCTGAGCGGTGTCTTCACCAATGCCCTGCGCCTCAACCTCAATCGCAGTCTTCGCTCGGACTATGTGGAGGCAGCCCGAAGCAGGGGACTGAGCGAAACCCAGGTGGTTCTTCGGCATGCACTACCCAACGCACTTCTGCCGGTGCTGACGATTGCCGGAATTACTGTCGCCTCGCTGATTGGTGGCGCCCTGTTGATTGAGGTGACCTTCTCCTGGCCAGGCATTGCACTACGCCTGCAGGAAAGCATCAACCAGCGCGACTACCCAGTGGTGCAGGGCATTGTGGTGGTCGTTGCCGCCCTGGTTGTGCTCGTCAGTGTGACTGTGGATCTTCTCGTCGCCCTTCTGGATCCCAGGGTCCGGTATTGA
- a CDS encoding ABC transporter substrate-binding protein — protein MAASDFSSVIDQFRESCLASLKRHAKQLLPLSTVLALCISQSACQPIKRSDRITVASAGRITSLDPAQASTFGALQLLSALGDTLYKRTAEGQLTPALASALPEISDGGLTVTIPLREDVLFHDGTRFDAEAMAFSLRRFLEIGTLSYVVGDRITAVEAPETYRLRLRLSRPSSSLENLLTATNLTPVSPRAYQDHQDRFLNDRFIGTGPYKLTSFRAVQQRLEPFKQYWGPSPSNAGLDLIYLSNSTALFGAMRSGEVDVLLSDSIDEDQRLALNRMAGEGRLREGQGPALVIGYITLLSNTPPLQNPVLRRALALSLDRDLINERVSHGLRPPLLSLVPPGLPGGDVEPWPRHDAARARNLFIQAGYCNGKVFDLPFTYRSNVPADRLMALTWQAQIKRDLADCLSLKLDGVESTTVYRQLGEGAFQAVMLDWRGAYPDPEAYLAPLLSCRESQGSFCKRGEAAISGSFWTAPGLERILLQSDRSLGDARQRDLERVEQMAAQGAAYIPVWLVTPRAWGSTALATPEFDGNGQVVLARLQEVR, from the coding sequence ATGGCTGCGTCTGACTTCAGTAGCGTGATCGATCAATTCAGAGAGTCATGCCTGGCCTCCCTGAAAAGGCACGCAAAACAGTTGCTACCACTCAGCACAGTCTTGGCACTCTGCATCAGCCAGAGCGCCTGTCAGCCCATCAAACGCAGTGATCGGATCACGGTGGCCAGCGCCGGGCGCATCACCTCTTTGGACCCGGCTCAGGCCAGTACCTTCGGAGCTCTGCAGCTGCTCAGTGCTCTTGGAGACACTCTTTATAAAAGAACTGCAGAAGGGCAACTAACGCCAGCCCTGGCCTCAGCGCTGCCGGAGATCAGCGATGGCGGCCTCACCGTCACGATTCCCCTGCGTGAGGATGTGCTCTTCCATGACGGCACTCGCTTTGATGCAGAGGCGATGGCCTTCAGCCTGCGCCGTTTTCTGGAGATCGGAACTCTCAGTTATGTGGTCGGTGATCGCATCACCGCAGTTGAAGCTCCCGAGACTTATCGATTACGACTGCGCTTGAGCCGCCCCTCAAGCTCGCTTGAGAATCTGCTCACCGCCACCAACCTGACCCCTGTGTCACCAAGGGCTTACCAGGATCATCAGGATCGATTTCTCAACGACCGTTTCATCGGAACGGGTCCCTACAAGCTGACCAGCTTCCGAGCTGTTCAGCAGCGCCTGGAGCCCTTCAAGCAGTACTGGGGGCCCTCGCCCAGCAACGCAGGGCTGGACCTGATTTATCTCAGCAATTCCACCGCGCTGTTCGGTGCGATGCGCAGTGGCGAAGTGGATGTTCTTCTCTCTGACTCCATCGACGAGGATCAGCGCCTCGCGCTCAATCGCATGGCCGGTGAGGGACGTCTGCGGGAAGGACAGGGTCCGGCGCTGGTGATCGGTTACATCACCCTGCTGAGCAACACACCACCACTTCAGAATCCAGTCCTGCGTAGGGCTCTGGCACTGAGCCTCGACCGAGACCTAATCAATGAGAGGGTCAGCCACGGATTGCGCCCCCCGCTTCTTTCACTGGTGCCTCCTGGCCTACCAGGAGGTGATGTTGAGCCCTGGCCACGGCACGATGCCGCCCGGGCCAGAAACCTGTTCATTCAGGCGGGCTACTGCAACGGGAAAGTCTTCGATCTGCCGTTCACCTATCGATCGAATGTGCCCGCAGACCGTCTAATGGCACTGACCTGGCAAGCCCAGATCAAGCGTGACCTCGCTGATTGTCTCTCCCTCAAACTCGATGGCGTGGAATCAACGACTGTGTATCGACAGCTCGGTGAAGGGGCATTCCAGGCCGTGATGCTCGACTGGCGAGGCGCATACCCAGACCCTGAGGCTTACCTCGCACCTTTGCTGAGCTGCAGGGAATCGCAGGGATCCTTCTGCAAGCGTGGAGAAGCCGCCATCAGCGGCAGCTTCTGGACAGCACCAGGGCTAGAGAGAATCCTGCTGCAATCGGATCGCAGCTTGGGAGATGCTCGGCAACGCGATCTAGAGAGGGTGGAGCAGATGGCCGCTCAAGGCGCCGCCTACATCCCGGTCTGGCTCGTCACCCCCAGGGCCTGGGGAAGTACCGCCTTGGCCACCCCGGAGTTCGATGGCAACGGCCAGGTGGTTCTGGCCCGATTACAGGAGGTGCGCTGA
- a CDS encoding homoserine dehydrogenase — protein MATRIGIGLLGLGTVGAGVASILNSPEGRHPLIADLELVRVAVRDLQRNRPVSIPSERLTTDPNEVVDDPDVHVVVEVIGGIEPARTLIMRAITAGKSVVTANKAVIARHGEEIAAAAAAAGVYVLIEAAVGGGIPIIEPLKQSLGSNRIDRVSGIINGTTNYILSRMADEGADYHGVLMEAQELGYAEADPAADVDGHDAADKIAILAGLAFGGPIERSAVPTTGISNLQGRDVDYATQLGYGVKLLAIAERLESDGDPMGSLPLGVRVQPTLVPKDHPLAGVNGVNNAILVEGDPVGRVMFYGPGAGSGPTASAVVADILNIAGIRQLNSSDGGLDPLLAASSWRSCHLVDSSRIRQRNYVRFNTEDAPGVIGKIGSCFGEQGVSIQSIVQFDACNEGAEIVVITHEVGNGAMQNALQSIASLPGVRSLAAHFGCF, from the coding sequence ATGGCGACAAGGATCGGCATAGGCCTGCTTGGCCTCGGCACCGTCGGCGCAGGTGTGGCAAGCATTCTGAACAGTCCAGAAGGGCGCCATCCACTGATTGCCGACCTAGAGCTGGTTCGGGTGGCTGTTCGCGATCTGCAGCGCAACCGGCCCGTTTCAATCCCATCAGAGCGCCTCACCACGGATCCCAATGAGGTGGTGGACGACCCCGATGTGCATGTGGTTGTCGAAGTGATCGGGGGCATTGAACCGGCTCGCACGCTGATCATGCGAGCCATCACGGCCGGAAAATCAGTGGTCACCGCCAACAAGGCCGTGATCGCAAGACACGGTGAGGAAATTGCTGCTGCAGCTGCAGCAGCTGGTGTCTACGTGTTGATCGAAGCAGCCGTCGGAGGGGGCATTCCGATCATCGAACCGCTCAAGCAGTCGCTCGGAAGCAATCGCATCGATCGGGTGAGCGGCATCATCAACGGGACCACCAACTACATCCTCAGTCGGATGGCCGACGAAGGTGCCGATTATCATGGTGTTTTGATGGAAGCCCAAGAACTGGGCTATGCGGAAGCTGATCCAGCCGCGGATGTAGACGGTCATGACGCCGCGGACAAGATCGCCATCCTTGCCGGACTGGCCTTTGGCGGCCCGATCGAACGAAGCGCCGTTCCGACAACAGGTATCAGCAATCTGCAGGGGCGTGATGTGGACTACGCCACGCAACTGGGATATGGCGTGAAACTGCTTGCTATTGCCGAACGCTTGGAAAGCGATGGCGATCCTATGGGATCCCTGCCGCTGGGCGTTCGTGTGCAGCCAACACTGGTACCCAAAGACCATCCACTTGCCGGCGTTAACGGTGTGAACAATGCAATCCTTGTGGAAGGCGACCCGGTCGGCAGGGTGATGTTTTACGGCCCTGGCGCCGGATCAGGGCCAACAGCCTCCGCAGTGGTTGCAGACATTCTCAATATTGCCGGCATCCGACAGCTCAACAGCAGTGACGGCGGCCTTGACCCACTCCTGGCAGCAAGCAGCTGGCGCTCATGCCACCTTGTGGATTCCAGCCGCATCCGACAGCGCAACTACGTGCGTTTCAACACTGAAGATGCTCCCGGCGTCATCGGCAAGATTGGCAGCTGCTTTGGAGAACAAGGTGTCTCCATTCAATCCATCGTTCAATTCGACGCCTGCAATGAAGGGGCTGAGATCGTTGTGATCACTCACGAAGTCGGCAATGGAGCAATGCAGAACGCCCTTCAGTCCATTGCTTCTCTGCCTGGAGTCCGTTCTCTGGCTGCCCATTTCGGCTGTTTCTGA
- a CDS encoding SufE family protein encodes MAEQGSSTTRYGSQALDQLAERLNSTSDPRKRYEYVLWLAKKLPSMSPELQTEERKVKGCVSQVFIASELIDGRLQWHGDSDALITKGLLALLIKGLADLTPAQVMSVDPGFIAATGLQASLTPSRANGFLNILRMMQQQASVLNESG; translated from the coding sequence ATGGCTGAACAAGGCAGCTCCACAACTCGCTACGGCAGCCAAGCTCTTGATCAGCTCGCCGAACGACTCAACAGCACATCAGATCCGCGCAAGCGTTATGAGTATGTGCTCTGGCTCGCCAAAAAGCTGCCTTCCATGTCGCCCGAGCTGCAGACCGAAGAGCGCAAGGTCAAAGGATGTGTTTCCCAGGTCTTTATTGCATCGGAACTGATCGATGGACGTCTTCAGTGGCATGGGGATTCAGATGCCCTGATCACCAAGGGGCTGCTGGCCCTGCTGATCAAAGGACTGGCCGACCTCACCCCAGCACAGGTGATGTCTGTTGACCCAGGCTTCATCGCCGCTACAGGGCTTCAAGCCAGCCTCACACCCTCACGGGCCAATGGCTTCCTCAACATCCTGAGGATGATGCAGCAGCAGGCGAGTGTTCTGAATGAATCGGGTTGA
- a CDS encoding 5-formyltetrahydrofolate cyclo-ligase codes for MQAFDAANKPTLRKIFRTRRRLTLEAEPNLQNRIRDQARQELRRRHREGELHQSVGLYWPLPGEVDLTPLRLELVKELGLSPALPVADGQGNMTYRSWTEAPLASDGCGIPAPLDQQELSAEKLSLLLVPALAVDRRGIRLGYGGGYYDRLRCQKSWSEVPALVVLPGACVSVQPLPSDPWDRPFQGWLNENGFQHSLP; via the coding sequence ATGCAGGCCTTTGATGCAGCGAATAAACCCACTCTGCGCAAGATTTTCAGAACACGAAGGCGCCTGACCCTCGAGGCTGAACCCAACTTGCAGAACAGGATCCGCGATCAGGCCAGGCAGGAACTGAGGCGACGCCACCGAGAGGGTGAATTGCACCAGTCCGTAGGGCTTTATTGGCCATTGCCTGGAGAAGTGGACCTGACACCTCTACGTCTTGAGCTGGTCAAGGAACTCGGCTTGAGCCCAGCGCTTCCTGTCGCTGATGGACAAGGCAACATGACCTATCGCAGTTGGACTGAGGCCCCCTTAGCCAGCGACGGCTGCGGGATTCCAGCTCCCTTGGATCAACAGGAGCTGAGTGCTGAGAAGCTATCTCTGTTGCTCGTTCCTGCGCTGGCTGTGGATCGAAGGGGCATCCGACTTGGCTACGGGGGTGGCTACTACGACCGCCTTCGCTGCCAGAAGAGCTGGAGCGAAGTACCCGCTCTCGTTGTACTCCCCGGAGCCTGCGTGAGTGTTCAACCTCTGCCATCAGACCCCTGGGACAGGCCTTTCCAAGGCTGGTTGAACGAAAACGGTTTTCAGCATTCGTTGCCTTGA
- a CDS encoding class I SAM-dependent methyltransferase, translating to MVPSAGLIDAVHFLMPAMDKGWFDSVASDYARCRPRYPDAFFAWMADQSPALDCCWDAACGSGQASVGLSRWFKHVEATDLSPQQIAAAEQHTRIHYQQGAAEHSDLGSDSVDAVLVAAAIHWLDLQRFNREVCRVLRPGGLLVWLGYEPIQGAPQDLQTWLNRLYHERLNRFWPPERIHVDTCYSDLEFPFCDQPLPKGLKITEHWTQDDLLGFISTWSALRQASQQVDSKDQGRSLINNLSEELNQIWPQDSEQLTLQLPLMGRWGVLP from the coding sequence TTGGTTCCCTCTGCCGGCTTGATCGATGCCGTTCATTTCCTGATGCCAGCGATGGACAAAGGCTGGTTTGATTCTGTAGCCAGCGACTATGCGCGTTGCAGACCCCGTTACCCGGATGCCTTCTTCGCCTGGATGGCAGACCAGTCCCCAGCACTGGATTGTTGTTGGGATGCAGCTTGCGGCAGTGGTCAGGCATCCGTTGGGCTGAGCCGCTGGTTCAAGCATGTTGAAGCCACAGACCTCAGCCCTCAGCAGATTGCTGCAGCGGAACAACACACACGCATTCACTACCAACAGGGAGCAGCGGAACATTCCGATTTGGGCAGCGACAGCGTTGATGCAGTGCTGGTTGCTGCAGCCATTCACTGGCTGGATTTGCAGCGCTTCAACCGAGAAGTCTGTCGGGTGCTGCGACCGGGGGGTCTATTGGTCTGGCTGGGCTATGAACCCATCCAGGGAGCACCGCAGGATTTACAGACGTGGCTCAACAGGCTCTATCACGAGCGACTCAATCGGTTCTGGCCACCTGAACGCATCCATGTGGACACCTGCTATTCCGATCTGGAGTTCCCGTTCTGCGATCAACCGCTGCCCAAAGGATTGAAGATCACCGAACACTGGACGCAGGACGACCTTCTGGGCTTTATCAGCACCTGGTCAGCACTCAGGCAGGCCAGCCAGCAAGTTGATAGCAAGGATCAGGGCCGCTCGCTGATCAACAACCTCTCTGAGGAGCTGAATCAGATCTGGCCTCAGGATTCAGAACAACTGACACTGCAATTACCGCTGATGGGGCGCTGGGGAGTATTGCCCTGA
- a CDS encoding DUF2973 domain-containing protein, translated as MFSAINALAYTAFLAFVVVQAIRLMRLSFKTKDRTGLKTTHPELFDQNGSMTKEKLLVVRFDRPKPVLPS; from the coding sequence GTGTTCTCAGCTATTAACGCGCTTGCCTACACAGCATTTCTTGCTTTTGTGGTTGTTCAGGCGATCCGCTTGATGCGTCTATCTTTTAAAACAAAAGACCGAACTGGGCTCAAAACCACCCATCCAGAACTTTTTGATCAAAATGGCAGTATGACTAAGGAAAAACTTCTTGTGGTTCGTTTCGACAGACCGAAGCCAGTACTTCCCTCATAG